A DNA window from Salvelinus namaycush isolate Seneca chromosome 30, SaNama_1.0, whole genome shotgun sequence contains the following coding sequences:
- the LOC120025266 gene encoding AP-1 complex subunit gamma-1 gives MPAPIRLRELIRTIRTARTQAEEREMIQKECAAIRSSFREEDNTYRCRNVAKLLYMHMLGYPAHFGQLECLKLIASQKFTDKRIGYLGAMLLLDERQDVHLLMTNCIKNDLNHSTQYVQGLALCTLGCMGSSEMCRDLAGEVEKLLKTSNSYLRKKAALCAVHVIRKVPELMEMFLPATKNLLSEKNHGVLHTSVVLLTEMCERSPDMLLHFRKLVPQLVRILKNLIMSGYSPEHDVSGISDPFLQVRILRLLRILGRSDDDSSEAMNDILAQVATNTETSKNVGNAILYETVLTIMDIKSESGLRVLAINILGRFLLNNDKNIRYVALTSLLKTVQTDHNAVQRHRSTIVDCLKDLDVSIKRRAMELSFALVNGNNIRGMMKELLYFLDSCDPEFKADCASGVFLAAEKYAPSKRWHIDTIMRVLTTAGSYVRDDSVPNLIQLITNSVEMHAYTVQRLYKALLDDISQQPLVQVSSWCIGEYGDLLVSGQCEEEEPIQVTEDEVLDVLEGLLVSNLSAPVTRGYSLTAIMKLSTRFSSVNRIKKVVSIYGSSIDVELQQRAVEYNALFKKYDHMRPALLERMPIMEKTASNGPTEIVQTNGETEPSVPDTKHLPLVTQPANQANDLLDLLGGNDVVPVIQTTLPTKPASAGGELLDLLGDLSLSGGPAPAPSVPVSKPPFLLDGLSSQPLFNDISAAIPPMTAYSKNGLKIEFTFERANPNPNIAVITIHATNTTEADMTEFVFQAAVPKTFQLQLLSPSSNIVPALNQGSVTQVIRVLNPQKQQLRMRVKLTYTHKGSPVQDLAEVNNFPPQSWQ, from the exons ATGCCAGCGCCGATCAGACTGCGGGAGCTGATCCGGACCATCCGGACGGCTCGGACCCAGGCAGAGGAGCGCGAGATGATCCAGAAAGAGTGTGCTGCCATACGCTCGTCCTTCAGAGAGGAAGACAACACTTACCGTTGTAGAAATGTGGCTAAGCTACTCTACATGCACATGCTGGGCTACCCAGCGCACTTTGGGCAG CTTGAGTGCCTGAAGTTGATTGCGTCCCAGAAGTTCACTGACAAGCGGATAGGGTACCTGGGAGCCATGCTACTGTTGGACGAGAGGCAGGACGTCCATCTACTAATGACAAACTGCATCAAGAA TGATCTGAATCACAGTACACAGTATGTCCAGGGCCTGGCCTTGTGCACCCTGGGCTGCATGGGCTCCTCAGAGATGTGTCGAGACCTGGCTGGAGAGGTGGAGAAGCTGCTCAAAACATCCAACTCCTACCTGAGGAAAAAG GCGGCGTTGTGTGCGGTCCACGTCATCAGGAAGGTCCCAGAGCTGATGGAGATGTTCCTCCCAGCCACAAAAAACCTGCTGAGCGAGAAGAACCACG GTGTTCTCCACACTTCTGTTGTCCTCCTCACTGAAATGTGTGAAAGAAGTCCTGACATGCTCTTACACTTCAGAAAG TTGGTTCCACAGCTGGTGAGAATCCTGAAGAACCTGATCATGTCTGGATACTCTCCTGAGCATGACGTGTCTGGCATCAGTGACCCCTTCCTGCAG GTGCGGATATTGAGACTATTGCGAATTCTGGGCAGGAGTGATGACGACTCAAGTGAAGCAATGAATGACATTCTTGCACAG GTGGCAACCAACACTGAGACCAGTAAAAATGTAGGCAATGCAATCCTCTACGAGACAGTACTGACCATAATGGACATCAAATCAGAAAGTGGATTGAGGGTGTTGGCCATCAACATACTGGGACGCTTCCTTCTCAACAATGACAAAAATATTAG ATATGTGGCACTGACGTCCCTACTGAAGACTGTACAGACGGACCACAATGCAGTGCAGAGGCATCGGAGCACCATTGTGGACTGTCTAAAAGACCTGGATGTGTCCATCAAGAG GCGTGCGATGGAGCTGAGCTTCGCCCTGGTGAATGGGAACAACATCCGAGGCATGATGAAGGAGCTGCTCTACTTCCTGGACTCCTGTGACCCAGAATTCAAAGCGGACTGTGCGTCCGGAGTCTTCCTGGCTGCAGAGAA GTATGCGCCTTCAAAAAGATGGCACATTGACACCATCATGAGAGTCCTGACAACG GCGGGGAGCTATGTCCGAGACGACTCTGTCCCCAACCTCATCCAGCTCATCACCAACAGTGTGGAGATGCATGCCTACACGGTGCAGAGACTCTACAAAGCCCTGCTGGATGACATCTCACAG CAACCACTGGTCCAGGTGTCATCCTGGTGTATAGGGGAGTATGGAGACCTGCTGGTATCTggacagtgtgaggaggaggagcCCATCCAG GTGACAGAGGATGAAGTCCTGGATGTTTTGGAAGGTCTTCTTGTGTCCAACTTGTCCGCCCCTGTAACCCGGGGTTACTCCCTCACTGCCATCATGAAGCTGTCTACTCGCTTCAGCAGTGTCAA CCGAATCAAGAAGGTGGTGTCAATATACGGCAGCAGCATCGACGTGGAGCTGCAACAGAGAGCTGTGGAGTACAATGCACTTTTCAAGAAATATGATCACATGAG GCCTGCCTTACTAGAGCGAATGCCCATCATGGAGAAAACAGCCTCCAATGGCCCTACAGAGATCGTGCAGACTAATGGGGAGACAGAGCCCTCGGTGCCTGacacaaaacacctgcccctagtcacccagccagccaaccag GCTAATGACTTGTTAGACCTGCTGGGAGGTAATGATGTGGTGCCTGTGATCCAAACCACCCTGCCCACCAAGCCTGCCTCGGCTGGAGGAGAGCTGCTCGACCTACTGGGGGACCTCTCACTGTCTG GTGGTCCAGCTCCTGCCCCCTCTGTGCCCGTCTCCAAGCCCCCCTTCCTCCTGGATGGCCTCTCCTCACAGCCCCTGTTTAATGATATTTCAGCAG CTATTCCCCCCATGACAGCTTATAGCAAGAATGGCCTGAAAATAGAGTTCACCTTTGAGAGGGCCAATCCGAACCCGAACATAGCAGTCATCACTATCCACGCCACCAACACCACCGAGGCTGACATGACAGAGTTTGTTTTCCAGGCTGCAGTACCAAAG ACATTCCAGCTGCAGCTCTTGTCCCCTAGCAGTAATATTGTCCCAGCACTCAACCAGGGAAGCGTCACACAGGTCATCAGAGTTCTCAACCCACAGAAG CAACAACTCCGCATGAGGGTCAAGCTGACATACACCCACAAAGGCTCACCTGTCCAAGACCTGGCCGAGGTCAACAACTTCCCTCCTCAGTCCTGGCAATGA